One genomic segment of Arthrobacter sp. zg-Y1110 includes these proteins:
- a CDS encoding DAK2 domain-containing protein — protein sequence MKRWLSNAEVSLGNHSDRLNAINIFPVADGDTGTNLYLTLRSASRAIAEEDTADIGELLSTAGRAAMEEARGNSGTLFSVFLTSMAEPLAGATRLSAPLLASALQRAQLRSWSVLSDPVPGTMLSVLEAAAHAASDSEAAVTGDDSNVGLAITLRAMMDAALTAVIRTESQLDALAAAHVVDAGGVGFLLVLDALRAAALGEELQEELLDGLHGYDVQDPHIHAHMPRMEGVEVMCTITLSPLDAATLRLQLDELGDSVIMSAVSPVGEGYRWRIHVHTPDAGAAIDLLRTLGDPENLTITELSADGHETKEVPEAHGL from the coding sequence CTGAAGCGATGGTTGAGTAACGCAGAGGTCTCCTTGGGTAACCACAGCGACCGCCTCAACGCCATCAATATCTTTCCCGTGGCCGACGGCGATACCGGTACCAACCTCTACCTGACGCTCCGCTCCGCCTCGAGGGCTATTGCGGAAGAGGACACCGCCGACATCGGCGAGCTGCTGTCGACCGCCGGGCGGGCCGCGATGGAAGAAGCCCGCGGCAACTCCGGAACCCTGTTTTCAGTCTTCCTCACCTCCATGGCAGAACCCCTGGCCGGCGCAACCCGGCTCTCCGCGCCGTTGCTCGCATCCGCCCTGCAGCGCGCGCAGCTGCGCTCCTGGTCGGTGCTCAGCGACCCGGTGCCCGGCACCATGCTCTCCGTCCTCGAAGCGGCAGCCCACGCCGCCTCCGACAGTGAAGCGGCAGTCACCGGAGATGACAGCAACGTGGGACTCGCGATCACGCTGCGCGCCATGATGGACGCCGCCCTGACCGCCGTCATCCGCACCGAAAGCCAGCTGGACGCGCTCGCCGCGGCCCACGTGGTGGACGCCGGCGGCGTCGGGTTCCTGCTGGTACTGGATGCCCTGCGAGCCGCAGCCCTAGGCGAGGAACTGCAGGAAGAACTGCTGGACGGACTGCACGGCTACGACGTCCAGGACCCGCACATCCACGCCCACATGCCCCGCATGGAAGGCGTGGAGGTCATGTGCACCATCACCCTCAGCCCGCTGGATGCCGCCACGCTGCGGCTCCAGCTGGACGAGCTGGGGGACTCCGTCATCATGAGCGCCGTCAGCCCGGTGGGAGAAGGTTACCGCTGGCGGATCCACGTCCACACGCCCGACGCCGGTGCCGCCATCGACCTGCTGCGCACCCTGGGCGATCCCGAGAACCTGACCATCACCGAGCTGTCCGCAGACGGACACGAGACCAAAGAAGTCCCCGAGGCACATGGACTCTAG
- a CDS encoding LCP family protein gives MSEYPFSPETDVPADTTRRKSHPVRNVLLGFLALVLVAALAAGGYLWHLARTFDSSTDTIANALPETRPEKGTAAGDSQNILLMGSDTRDPASGDARSDTMMLVHIPGDRSGVYVMSIMRDTWVEIPGHGEHKINAAMALGGVSLTVDTVQTLFDVPIDHVAIIDFEGFQGLTDALGGVTLNNDIAFQSEGGHGEYFAAGPITVEGESALKYVRERYAFADGDYQRVKNQQAFLSGVISGVLNTETLTDPVKVSNIVGEISPYLSVDEDLDAAAAGALAVSLRNVRSGDVHMFTLPNAGVGTSSDGQSIVVPDETAIAEIGAALDADDLAGYLRSAAPQS, from the coding sequence TTGAGCGAGTACCCCTTTTCCCCTGAAACTGACGTTCCCGCAGACACCACGCGCAGGAAGTCACACCCCGTGCGAAATGTGCTGCTGGGTTTTCTGGCCCTCGTTTTGGTTGCCGCGCTGGCAGCCGGTGGCTACCTGTGGCATCTGGCGCGGACCTTCGACAGTTCCACGGACACCATTGCCAATGCGCTTCCAGAGACACGTCCGGAGAAGGGCACGGCAGCAGGAGACTCGCAGAACATCCTGCTGATGGGCAGCGATACCCGCGATCCCGCTTCGGGCGATGCACGGTCGGACACGATGATGCTGGTCCATATTCCGGGGGATCGAAGCGGCGTGTACGTTATGTCGATCATGCGGGACACCTGGGTGGAGATTCCCGGGCACGGGGAACACAAAATCAATGCCGCCATGGCTCTCGGCGGAGTGTCCCTGACGGTTGACACCGTACAGACCCTGTTCGATGTCCCCATCGACCACGTGGCGATTATCGATTTTGAAGGTTTCCAGGGTCTGACGGATGCCCTGGGCGGGGTTACCCTCAACAACGACATCGCCTTCCAGTCCGAGGGCGGCCATGGCGAGTACTTTGCCGCCGGGCCGATCACCGTTGAGGGAGAGTCGGCACTCAAGTACGTCCGCGAGCGGTACGCCTTTGCCGACGGGGACTACCAGCGGGTCAAAAACCAGCAGGCTTTCCTGAGCGGCGTGATCTCCGGTGTCCTCAACACGGAAACCCTGACCGACCCGGTAAAGGTCAGCAACATCGTGGGCGAAATTTCACCGTACCTGAGCGTTGATGAAGACCTGGACGCAGCGGCGGCAGGGGCGTTGGCGGTCAGCCTCCGCAACGTCCGGTCCGGAGATGTCCATATGTTCACCCTGCCGAACGCCGGGGTGGGCACGTCCTCCGACGGGCAGTCGATTGTGGTGCCGGACGAGACCGCCATCGCCGAAATCGGTGCTGCGCTGGACGCTGACGACCTCGCCGGCTACCTCCGGTCCGCCGCTCCGCAGAGTTGA
- a CDS encoding DUF3515 domain-containing protein: MKFYALPAVLILSAVAATGCSPVASIESAPDAANPDCAAVMVALPDEMAGYALRDTDSQSTAAWGNPSRAILKCGVPVPGPTTDPCASVNGVDWILREGEDTWTATTYGREPAVEVIFNPNEVASSTLLVQLQNAVSKIEPTSQCLSPEDTLELEAGQG; encoded by the coding sequence ATGAAGTTCTATGCGTTACCAGCAGTACTTATTCTCTCTGCAGTGGCCGCCACCGGTTGCAGTCCGGTAGCCAGCATCGAATCGGCTCCGGACGCTGCCAACCCGGACTGCGCCGCCGTCATGGTGGCCTTGCCGGACGAGATGGCTGGTTACGCGCTGCGGGACACGGACAGCCAGTCGACGGCTGCGTGGGGCAACCCGTCGCGGGCGATCCTGAAGTGCGGTGTCCCTGTGCCGGGACCGACCACCGATCCGTGCGCCTCAGTGAACGGCGTCGACTGGATCCTGCGTGAGGGCGAAGACACCTGGACCGCCACCACCTACGGCCGGGAACCGGCTGTGGAAGTGATCTTCAATCCGAACGAGGTGGCCTCGTCCACCCTCCTGGTCCAGCTGCAGAACGCAGTGTCCAAAATCGAGCCCACCAGCCAGTGCCTGAGCCCCGAGGACACCCTGGAGCTCGAAGCCGGGCAGGGCTAG
- a CDS encoding D-alanine--D-alanine ligase family protein, which produces MTVEPLPAGTVEDRPGTERPRVAVLFGGRSSEHAVSCVTAAGVLQAIDTSKYDVVPIGIAKNGQWSLVSADPAEWSLRAATLPEVPVSEESVVLSSQDGSRELVAHAAGSLPRSLGPIDVVMPLLHGPFGEDGTLQGMLEMADMRYVGAGVLASAVGMDKHYMKVVFESAGLMVGPYEVITDRQWLRDPQSCLDRAGALEFPLFVKPARAGSSMGITRVTDAAELPAAIEAARLHDPKVVVEAGIIGREIEVAVLQGRGTEDPRTSQPGEVAVRDGGHEWYDFEAKYVDGAAADLSCPADLPADITARVRRLAGIAFDAVGGEGLSRVDFFYTPDGELIINEINTMPGFTPISMYPQMWAKSGLPYTELIDELISLALARKTGLR; this is translated from the coding sequence GTGACTGTTGAACCCCTGCCCGCCGGTACCGTAGAGGACCGTCCCGGAACTGAGCGCCCCCGGGTTGCCGTCCTCTTCGGCGGACGCTCCAGCGAGCACGCCGTCAGCTGCGTGACCGCGGCCGGTGTGCTGCAGGCCATTGATACGTCCAAGTACGACGTCGTTCCCATCGGCATCGCGAAGAACGGCCAGTGGAGCCTGGTGTCGGCTGACCCGGCCGAGTGGTCCCTGCGCGCCGCGACCCTGCCCGAGGTTCCGGTGTCGGAGGAATCCGTAGTGCTCTCCTCGCAGGACGGCAGCCGGGAACTGGTGGCACACGCCGCCGGCAGCCTGCCCCGCAGCCTCGGCCCCATCGACGTGGTGATGCCGCTGCTGCACGGTCCCTTCGGTGAGGACGGAACCCTCCAGGGCATGCTGGAAATGGCTGACATGCGGTATGTGGGAGCAGGTGTCCTGGCGTCCGCCGTCGGGATGGACAAGCACTACATGAAGGTGGTCTTCGAATCCGCCGGCCTGATGGTAGGCCCCTATGAGGTCATCACCGACCGGCAGTGGCTGCGCGACCCGCAGTCCTGCCTCGACCGTGCCGGCGCCCTTGAATTCCCGCTGTTCGTCAAGCCGGCCCGCGCCGGTTCCTCCATGGGCATCACCCGCGTTACGGACGCAGCGGAACTGCCGGCTGCCATCGAAGCGGCACGCCTGCACGATCCGAAGGTGGTAGTCGAAGCCGGGATCATCGGCCGGGAAATCGAAGTGGCCGTCCTGCAGGGGCGCGGCACGGAGGATCCGCGGACCAGCCAGCCCGGCGAGGTTGCCGTGCGCGACGGCGGCCACGAGTGGTACGACTTCGAAGCCAAGTACGTGGACGGGGCAGCAGCAGACCTGAGCTGCCCGGCCGACCTCCCGGCGGATATTACCGCCCGGGTCCGCAGGCTTGCCGGGATTGCCTTCGATGCAGTGGGCGGTGAAGGCCTGTCCCGGGTGGACTTCTTCTACACTCCGGACGGCGAACTGATCATCAACGAGATCAACACCATGCCCGGCTTCACACCCATCAGCATGTATCCGCAGATGTGGGCCAAGTCCGGGTTGCCGTACACCGAGCTGATCGACGAACTGATCTCCCTGGCGCTGGCCCGGAAGACGGGGCTGCGCTAG
- a CDS encoding NAD(P)H-dependent glycerol-3-phosphate dehydrogenase: MTPRSEHPAVVAVLGAGSWGTAFAKIAADSGAERGTDVRLWARRPEVAADINGRHRNTQYLKDTVLPANLRAFTDLGEVLAGAEMIVLAVPAQSLRAQLKDVAGRIPADAVVVSLMKGLERGTDARMSQVIAEELGLPAERIAVVSGPNLAMEIARQEPTASVVACTDLDTAGWIAEACTAPYFRPYTNEDVVGTEIGGIVKNVIALAVGICDGKGMGDNTKASVMTRGLAETTRLALALGGNAETMAGLAGMGDLIATCSSPLSRNHTAGTLLAQGLSLAEVNASMTQTAEGIKSAQAVLDRATQLGVYMPITENVVAVLQGVITVDELGPRLLARELKSEGVSAP, translated from the coding sequence GTGACCCCCCGCAGTGAACACCCCGCCGTCGTCGCCGTACTGGGCGCCGGCAGCTGGGGCACCGCCTTTGCCAAGATTGCCGCCGACTCGGGAGCCGAGCGCGGCACCGACGTCCGGCTCTGGGCCCGCCGCCCCGAGGTGGCCGCTGACATCAACGGCAGGCACCGCAACACCCAGTACCTCAAGGACACCGTCCTGCCGGCCAACCTGCGCGCCTTCACGGACCTCGGCGAGGTGCTCGCCGGAGCCGAAATGATAGTCCTCGCCGTCCCTGCACAGTCCCTGCGCGCTCAGCTTAAGGACGTTGCCGGCCGGATTCCCGCCGACGCCGTCGTCGTGTCGCTGATGAAGGGCCTGGAGCGGGGCACGGACGCCCGGATGAGCCAGGTGATCGCCGAGGAACTGGGACTGCCCGCCGAGCGTATCGCCGTGGTTTCCGGGCCGAACCTCGCCATGGAAATTGCCCGGCAGGAGCCCACCGCGTCCGTGGTGGCCTGCACCGACCTGGATACGGCCGGCTGGATCGCCGAGGCCTGCACGGCGCCGTATTTCCGTCCCTACACCAATGAGGACGTGGTGGGCACCGAGATCGGCGGCATCGTCAAGAACGTTATTGCCCTCGCGGTGGGGATCTGCGACGGCAAGGGCATGGGGGACAACACCAAGGCCTCCGTGATGACCCGCGGACTCGCCGAAACCACCCGCCTGGCCCTGGCACTGGGCGGCAATGCGGAGACCATGGCGGGACTGGCCGGTATGGGCGACCTGATTGCCACCTGTTCCTCGCCGCTGTCGCGCAACCACACGGCGGGTACGCTGCTGGCCCAGGGCCTGAGCCTTGCCGAAGTCAACGCGTCCATGACCCAGACCGCCGAGGGCATCAAGTCCGCGCAGGCCGTGCTGGACCGCGCCACCCAGCTGGGCGTCTACATGCCCATCACCGAAAACGTTGTCGCCGTACTGCAGGGCGTAATTACTGTTGACGAACTGGGCCCGCGGTTGCTGGCCCGAGAACTGAAATCCGAAGGTGTGTCCGCCCCGTGA
- a CDS encoding 1-acyl-sn-glycerol-3-phosphate acyltransferase: MTESNKSRVVFALLAGSLRPVFNIFLKKQWQGAENLPKDPGFIVCPNHVTEIDPVVVGHFLYNQGRPPHFLAKASLFKVPVLGPALSATNQVPVERITTGAAGSLDAARAALAAGRTLVIYPEGTLTRDPDLWPMKGRTGAARLALQTGVPVIPIAHWGAQEAFPRYAKFPKLFPRKRVRLVVGKPVDLSEFSGLPISKAVLDAATERIMSDLTDMVSKLRGTQPPTERWNPVARGQRQVGRSFENGAGTSGTSTKPIQPEAGQ, translated from the coding sequence ATGACGGAATCGAATAAGTCACGGGTTGTTTTTGCTCTGCTGGCCGGATCCCTGAGGCCGGTATTCAATATCTTCCTGAAAAAGCAGTGGCAGGGCGCAGAGAACCTGCCCAAGGACCCGGGCTTCATTGTCTGCCCGAACCACGTGACTGAAATCGATCCGGTGGTGGTGGGGCACTTCCTGTACAACCAGGGCCGCCCGCCGCACTTCCTGGCGAAGGCATCCCTCTTCAAGGTGCCCGTGCTGGGACCGGCGCTGTCCGCCACGAACCAGGTCCCGGTGGAGCGGATCACCACCGGGGCCGCCGGTTCGCTGGATGCCGCCCGTGCAGCCCTGGCGGCAGGGCGCACGCTGGTCATCTACCCCGAGGGCACCCTCACCCGGGACCCCGACCTCTGGCCGATGAAAGGCCGGACCGGGGCTGCGCGGCTGGCCCTGCAGACCGGGGTGCCCGTCATTCCGATTGCCCACTGGGGTGCGCAGGAAGCCTTCCCGCGCTATGCGAAGTTCCCCAAGCTGTTCCCGCGCAAGCGGGTGCGGCTGGTGGTAGGCAAGCCCGTGGACCTGTCCGAATTCTCCGGACTGCCGATCAGCAAGGCAGTGCTGGACGCAGCCACGGAACGGATCATGTCCGACCTTACGGACATGGTCTCCAAGCTCCGCGGCACCCAGCCGCCCACCGAGCGGTGGAACCCCGTGGCCCGGGGCCAGCGGCAGGTGGGACGTTCCTTCGAAAACGGAGCCGGCACATCCGGCACATCAACCAAACCAATCCAACCGGAGGCCGGACAGTGA
- the murA gene encoding UDP-N-acetylglucosamine 1-carboxyvinyltransferase encodes MGSVLTIRGGVPLSGKVPVRGAKNLVPKAMVAALLGNGPSTLRNVPEIKDVEVVTSLLQLHGVEVTKDPVTGDLTMDPKNAKTAASKDIDAHAGDSRIPILLCGPLMHSLGEAFIPDLGGCKIGDRPIDYHLQMLRNFGAVVEKRPGGISISAPKGLSGAKLELPYPSVGATEQVLLTAVKAVGITELRGAAVEPEIMDLIAILQKMGAIISVQTDRVIRIEGVSELTGYNHRALPDRNEAASWASAALVTKGDIYVEGAEQKDLTAFLNTYRKIGGAFDVDDGGIRFYHPGGALNPLVLETDVHPGFMTDWQQPLVVALTQAEGVSIVHETVYENRFGFTDALIRMGANIQVHRECLGSVPCRFGQRNFLHSAVIAGSVQLRGAEIDIPDLRGGFSHLIAALAAEGTSRVTGIELINRGYEHFQGKLEGLGADFDVTSGVSAGLR; translated from the coding sequence ATGGGTAGCGTCCTCACCATCCGAGGCGGTGTTCCTCTCTCAGGGAAGGTACCGGTCCGCGGGGCGAAAAATCTGGTCCCCAAGGCGATGGTTGCGGCCCTGCTTGGCAACGGCCCGTCCACACTGCGCAACGTTCCTGAAATCAAGGACGTCGAGGTAGTTACGTCGCTGCTGCAGCTGCACGGCGTTGAGGTCACCAAGGACCCTGTCACGGGCGATCTCACCATGGATCCGAAGAACGCCAAGACGGCGGCGTCCAAGGACATCGACGCCCACGCCGGCGATTCCCGCATCCCGATCCTGCTCTGCGGGCCCCTGATGCACAGCCTGGGCGAAGCCTTCATTCCTGACCTCGGCGGCTGCAAAATCGGCGACCGGCCGATCGACTACCACCTGCAGATGCTGCGCAACTTCGGTGCCGTGGTGGAAAAGCGCCCCGGCGGCATTTCCATTTCCGCGCCCAAGGGCCTCAGCGGTGCCAAGCTTGAACTGCCGTACCCGAGCGTCGGAGCCACCGAACAGGTGCTCCTGACGGCGGTCAAGGCCGTGGGTATCACCGAGCTTCGCGGCGCGGCCGTGGAACCGGAAATCATGGACCTGATCGCCATCCTGCAGAAGATGGGCGCCATCATCTCCGTGCAGACGGACCGCGTGATCCGCATCGAGGGCGTTTCCGAACTCACCGGGTACAACCACCGGGCGCTTCCGGACCGCAACGAGGCTGCTTCCTGGGCCTCCGCCGCACTCGTCACCAAGGGTGACATCTACGTTGAGGGTGCGGAGCAGAAGGACCTCACCGCCTTCCTGAACACCTACCGCAAGATCGGCGGCGCGTTCGACGTCGACGACGGCGGCATCCGGTTCTACCACCCGGGCGGCGCCCTGAACCCGCTGGTGCTCGAAACCGACGTACACCCCGGCTTCATGACCGACTGGCAGCAGCCCCTGGTTGTCGCCCTGACGCAGGCCGAGGGCGTCTCCATCGTGCACGAAACCGTGTACGAGAACCGTTTCGGGTTCACGGATGCGCTGATCCGCATGGGTGCCAACATCCAGGTGCACCGTGAGTGCCTGGGCAGCGTGCCGTGCCGTTTCGGCCAGCGCAACTTCCTGCACTCGGCAGTTATTGCCGGATCCGTGCAGCTGCGCGGTGCGGAGATCGACATCCCGGACCTGCGCGGCGGCTTCAGCCACCTCATTGCGGCACTGGCTGCCGAAGGCACCTCGCGGGTGACCGGCATCGAGCTGATCAACCGCGGGTACGAGCACTTCCAGGGCAAGCTGGAGGGCCTCGGCGCTGACTTTGACGTCACTTCCGGCGTATCTGCCGGACTCCGGTAG
- the leuD gene encoding 3-isopropylmalate dehydratase small subunit yields MEKITTHTGIGVPLRQSDVDTDQIIPAVYLKRITRTGFEDALFAGWRKNEDFILNREPYSQGSVLVAGPDFGTGSSREHAVWALKDYGFRAVLSSRFADIFRGNAGKQGLVAAQVAQDDIELIWKVLENSPGTTVTVDLQARTAVCGSVTAPFEIDEYTRWRLLEGLDDIALTLRHESDITSFEAERPAYKPTTLPALH; encoded by the coding sequence ATGGAAAAGATCACCACCCACACCGGAATCGGCGTCCCGCTGCGCCAAAGCGACGTGGACACCGACCAGATCATTCCGGCCGTCTACCTCAAGCGGATCACCCGCACCGGATTCGAGGATGCGCTCTTCGCCGGGTGGCGGAAGAACGAGGACTTCATTCTGAACCGGGAACCCTACAGCCAGGGATCCGTGCTGGTGGCGGGGCCGGACTTCGGCACCGGTTCCTCCCGCGAACATGCCGTCTGGGCGCTGAAGGACTATGGCTTCCGGGCCGTGCTCTCCTCCCGCTTCGCCGACATTTTCCGCGGGAACGCCGGCAAGCAGGGCCTTGTCGCGGCCCAGGTTGCGCAGGACGACATCGAGCTGATCTGGAAGGTCCTGGAAAATTCCCCGGGAACAACGGTCACCGTTGATCTGCAGGCCCGGACCGCGGTCTGCGGCAGCGTCACGGCTCCCTTCGAAATTGACGAGTACACCCGTTGGCGCCTGCTGGAGGGATTGGACGACATTGCCCTGACCCTGCGCCATGAGTCCGACATCACCTCGTTCGAGGCCGAGCGACCCGCGTACAAGCCCACCACGCTCCCCGCCCTGCACTAG
- the leuC gene encoding 3-isopropylmalate dehydratase large subunit, giving the protein MGEHVAGRTLAQKVWDEHVVSKGEDGAPDLLYIDLHLVHEVTSPQAFEGLRLSGRGLRRPDLTIATEDHNTPTLAIDKPIADPVSRTQIETLRANCAEFGVRLHPLGDAEQGIVHVVGPQLGLTQPGLTVVCGDSHTSTHGAFGALAMGIGTSEVEHVMATQTLSLKPFRTMAINVEGTLRPGVTSKDIILAVIAKIGTGGGQGYVLEYRGSAIRALSMEARMTICNMSIEAGARAGMVAPDETTFAYLRHRPHAPQGRDWDAAVEHWKSLATDADAEFDAEVFLDADTLEPFVTWGTNPGQGVSLSEAVPAPEDFSDENARAAAERALAYMDLAAGTPMKDIRVDTVFLGSCTNSRIEDLRIAADIIRGRQKDPAVRMMVVPGSARVRLEAEAEGLDRVFKDFGAEWRFAGCSMCLGMNPDQLEPGERCASTSNRNFEGRQGKGGRTHLVSPVVAAATAVRGTLSSPSDLDPLPGAVVGTAAA; this is encoded by the coding sequence ATGGGTGAGCATGTGGCAGGCAGGACGCTTGCGCAGAAAGTCTGGGACGAGCACGTGGTGAGCAAGGGGGAGGACGGTGCTCCCGACCTGCTCTACATCGACCTCCACCTCGTCCATGAAGTCACCTCTCCGCAGGCCTTCGAAGGCCTGCGGCTGTCAGGGCGCGGACTGCGCCGCCCGGACCTGACCATTGCCACCGAGGACCACAACACTCCCACGCTGGCCATCGACAAGCCCATTGCCGACCCGGTGAGCCGCACCCAGATCGAAACGCTGCGGGCCAACTGTGCCGAGTTCGGCGTGCGGCTGCATCCGCTGGGGGACGCCGAGCAGGGCATCGTCCATGTGGTGGGCCCCCAGCTTGGCCTGACCCAGCCCGGACTCACTGTGGTCTGCGGCGACTCCCACACCTCGACACACGGTGCGTTCGGTGCGCTGGCGATGGGTATCGGCACCTCCGAGGTCGAGCACGTCATGGCCACCCAGACACTGTCCCTCAAGCCGTTTCGGACCATGGCGATCAACGTCGAGGGAACCCTGCGGCCCGGTGTTACGTCCAAGGACATCATCCTGGCGGTGATCGCCAAGATCGGCACCGGCGGCGGACAGGGCTACGTGCTGGAATACCGCGGCTCCGCCATTCGCGCCCTGTCGATGGAGGCGCGGATGACCATCTGCAACATGTCCATCGAGGCCGGTGCCCGTGCAGGGATGGTCGCCCCGGACGAAACGACCTTCGCCTACCTTCGGCACCGCCCGCACGCACCACAGGGCCGGGACTGGGACGCCGCCGTCGAGCACTGGAAATCGCTTGCCACGGACGCTGACGCCGAGTTCGACGCCGAGGTTTTCCTGGACGCCGACACCCTGGAGCCTTTCGTCACCTGGGGAACCAACCCCGGGCAGGGAGTTTCGCTCTCCGAAGCCGTTCCCGCACCCGAAGATTTCAGCGACGAAAACGCGCGCGCCGCCGCCGAACGCGCGTTGGCCTACATGGACCTGGCTGCCGGCACACCCATGAAGGACATCCGCGTGGACACCGTCTTCCTGGGCTCCTGTACCAACAGCCGCATCGAGGACCTGCGGATAGCCGCGGACATTATCCGCGGCCGGCAGAAGGACCCCGCAGTCCGGATGATGGTGGTGCCCGGCTCCGCGCGGGTGCGCCTGGAGGCCGAGGCCGAAGGACTGGACCGGGTGTTCAAGGACTTCGGCGCCGAATGGCGGTTTGCCGGCTGTTCCATGTGCCTGGGCATGAACCCTGACCAGCTCGAACCGGGGGAGCGCTGCGCCTCCACCTCCAACCGCAACTTCGAGGGCCGGCAGGGCAAGGGTGGACGGACCCACCTGGTCTCCCCGGTGGTGGCAGCGGCCACTGCCGTCAGGGGAACCCTCAGCTCACCCTCCGACCTCGACCCGCTGCCGGGCGCCGTCGTCGGCACCGCCGCAGCCTAG
- a CDS encoding IclR family transcriptional regulator, whose protein sequence is MDTVSGVGVIDKAAMVLDALEAGPTTLAQLVSATGLARPTVHRLALALVHHRLVGRDIQGRFVLGGRLVELASAAGEDRLIASAGPVLLSLRDATGESSQVFRRQGEWRVCVASAERPIGLRDTIPVGTQLSMKAGSAAQCLLAWEDHDRLLEGLQNARFTPTVLAGVRRRGWAQSLGEREPGVASVSAPVRGPSGRVIAAVSISGPIERLTRQPGRVHAEVVAKAGAQLTEALRNSGE, encoded by the coding sequence ATGGACACAGTCAGCGGGGTAGGCGTTATCGACAAAGCGGCCATGGTGCTGGATGCACTGGAAGCCGGCCCCACCACGCTGGCGCAGCTGGTTTCCGCTACGGGGCTGGCGCGCCCCACAGTGCACCGGCTGGCGCTGGCACTGGTGCACCACCGGCTGGTCGGCCGCGATATCCAGGGCCGGTTCGTCCTGGGCGGACGCTTGGTGGAACTGGCCTCCGCGGCCGGCGAAGACCGTTTGATAGCCTCCGCCGGGCCGGTGCTGCTGTCGCTGCGTGACGCAACGGGCGAAAGCTCCCAGGTCTTCCGGCGGCAGGGCGAGTGGCGGGTCTGCGTCGCCTCCGCCGAGCGGCCCATCGGCCTGCGGGACACCATCCCGGTGGGCACCCAGCTGTCCATGAAAGCCGGTTCCGCCGCCCAGTGCCTGCTGGCCTGGGAGGACCATGACCGTCTCCTCGAGGGCCTGCAGAATGCCCGCTTCACCCCCACCGTCCTCGCTGGTGTCCGGCGCCGCGGCTGGGCCCAGAGCCTGGGCGAACGCGAACCCGGTGTTGCCTCCGTTTCCGCTCCGGTGCGCGGGCCGTCCGGCCGGGTGATTGCCGCCGTTTCGATTTCCGGGCCGATAGAACGCCTCACCCGCCAGCCGGGCCGCGTTCACGCCGAAGTGGTGGCCAAGGCCGGAGCCCAGCTCACCGAGGCACTGCGCAACAGCGGCGAGTAA
- a CDS encoding potassium channel family protein: MKRMRVLWHIVRISGADYIFFGFLIVLGVASFLLPRLEPQFSDFGDGLWYLFVSFTTVGFGDYVATGPAGRIITVVVTLYGILVVALMTGIIVGFYTELLKARATNALDDFVKELEHLPDLSREQLLDLAERIRNRRIMPDS, encoded by the coding sequence ATGAAGCGGATGCGGGTGCTGTGGCACATTGTCCGAATCTCCGGCGCCGACTACATTTTCTTTGGCTTCCTGATTGTCCTTGGGGTCGCCAGCTTCCTGCTGCCGCGGCTCGAACCGCAATTCTCCGATTTCGGCGACGGCCTCTGGTACCTGTTCGTTTCCTTCACAACCGTCGGCTTCGGCGATTATGTGGCTACCGGACCGGCAGGCCGGATTATCACGGTGGTGGTGACCCTGTACGGGATCCTCGTGGTGGCCCTCATGACCGGCATCATCGTTGGCTTCTACACCGAACTCCTTAAGGCCCGGGCCACCAACGCACTGGATGACTTCGTCAAGGAGCTGGAGCACCTGCCGGACCTGTCACGGGAGCAGCTGCTGGACCTGGCCGAACGGATCCGCAACCGGCGCATCATGCCGGACTCCTGA